Genomic DNA from Planctomycetota bacterium:
GAACTGGCGCGTGAGAGTGTCAAAAGAGGCGCTGATTTTATCGTTAATGTGTCTAATGACGGATGGTTCAAGAATAGTTCAGAACTGGATCAGATTTTGGCCATCTCCGCCTTCAGGGCGGTTGAGAACAAGACTACCTTTGTCCGCGCCACTAATACGGGTATTTCTGCGATTATCCAGCCATCAGGGAGGATATATGTCCTTAAGAATAAAGATGGTAAGGTAAAAGAGGTTGAGGGAACCTGGGCAAAACCGCTGGTTATCTCGGAACAAAAAGGAACTTTTTACACCCGTTGGGGCGACTATTTCCCGTATTTATGCCTATTTATTGCAGTTATTATAATTATCTTAAAATATCTCAAAATCATTGACAAAATATATTAACAGGGCATAATAGGGATGTTATTATTTTCACAAAACAAGCTATAAGGAGGTATTTAATATGAGTACACTTACTCGGGTATTGATAGTGGTAATCTTTGTAATGAGTTTAATATATTTGGGAATAAGCGCGGCGCTGTTTTCCTACCGGGTTGACTATAAGGATATGCTGGAAAAAGAGAAAGTGGCGCGTAAGAAGGATGTGGAAGAAAGGGATGATGCAATAAATAAACTTAAGGGCAAGTCCAATGATTTGGAAAAGAATATCAAGACGTTGGAGGGTAATATTAAAACCCTTAATCAGGATATGGAAACCGCTCGTAATGAATTAACCGACTGGAAAAACAACAGCACCAAATTGACAAATGATTTAACCGCTCTTAATGCCAGTTATGAAAAACTGCAGGCATCGTTGACCGACCAGATTCAGAAGAATAAGGAACTCAATGAGACGGTGGAGAAGCTTCAGGTCACCAAGGATGAGGCGGTTAAGGAGAGGACTACAATAGAGGAGAAATTCATACAGGCCCAGAATACCATAATTCAACTGGAGAAAAACCTTGCCACCTTGGAGCAGCAATATTTAGTGCAGGCTAAAGAACTGAATCAAACCAAAACTATACTTGATGATTATAAGAGAAAGTTCCCAACCGGTTCAATAGATGTCGTGTCGATCAAGCTGATAGAGGGGAAAATTACCGCCATCAGCGACAAGCCGGATTTAAATATTGTGATGGTTAGCGTTGGCAAAAACGACGGCGTAGAAGTAGGGATGAGATTTACAGTTTATAGGGCTGATAAATACGTTGCTAAGGTTCAAGTGGAAAAAGTTGAAGCCCAGTGGGCAGCCTGTTTTAGCATAAAAGAATTTCAGGCAGATACCATAAGAATCAACGATAATGTAACCACCAGCCCCTATTAAGCGCTGCTAACGATTTTGACATAAAGTGGCGAGAGCGTGTTACAATATTTTATCCTAGAGGATTAATTATATTATCATCCCGGTAATAGTGCCTTCAAAGACCAGTTTATTGTTAACAATTCCCTGTGTCTCAAAAAACGCCCTGCGGTTGTTCATGTCTGTGCATTTAATAATGATGATTAATTTATCACCAGGAATGACCGTGCCCCGGAATTTAACCTTATCAATACCGCTGAACCCGATGAATTTATCGCCCGGACTGATTCCCATAAGGCGTGAAAAAACGCTGGCCAGTTGGGCGGATGCCTCAACCATAAGAACGCCGGGTAAAAGAGGCCGGCCCGGGATATGACCGCGCACCCAAAATTCATCAGCCCGGACATTCTTTAGTCCGACAATCAATCGGTTATCCTTATCAAATTTAAGCACCGCATCAATTTGTTCCATCTCATAACGGTGGGGGATGAGTGAACGTATTTTCTCTTTGTCAAGTGCGACATTATTTACGTCGATGGTGCCGATATCCGTCAGTAACGTTGAAGGCATAATTCCTCCTATTGGCTGTTTTGAGTTAAATAAATCTTACGCATCTGATGGAAGAAGTCAAGATATTCCTTGGTGCAATAATCAGGATACGTCCAGGGCATGGCCTGGAATTTCTTCCCGCTGCCTTTGACCGCGCGGTATTGCAAGGTTATTTCCGCATAGATGCCGTCTTTGAGATAGATGCGGTGCGAATAATCCTTTGTGGTCGCCAGGATGACCTTGCCGGAGGTGAGATATCCGGGATCCAGGTTCACCGGCCTGGTTACTTTCGCGCTTGCTGTTCCGGCGATTACTTCTTCTAATCGGTTGGTTTTTATTTTTATGTCGGTGATAGCATCCGGCTGGATGGCCTTTTCAAATGACAGAAAAAACCGTTTAAGGTTATTGCCCATCTCATTGGTGTAATAATCCGTGAAAGTGAAAGGAATTCCTTGGGCAGGTGTCTTCAGGTCAATCACGCCGAAAAGTGATACCAGCTTTTCTTCAGCTATTCTGAAGAATGAAGTATTTGTTGCAAGAATGCCGATAAAGAGTTTTACCGGCGAGGGTAGCAGAATTTTCCCCATAATTACTCAAGGTGGTTCCGGCGATTAATTTTCCCTGTCTTTGACAGCCAGCAGAATATCCGTTATTCTTCTGGCTGTTTCAATCTGCCGTTGGGGTGTATCATAGAGGCCGTTCTGAACCAAGGCTTTTATGCGGCGAATCCTAACCTGCTTGATACGTTTGAGTTCTGATAAAGACGGGATATGCCGCTGGATTATTGATAGGGAGTTCCTATCATTATGCGGTGTCGATAATCTGCGCCATGCCTTGTAGAAATTCTGGTGGCCGGATCTGTATGCGCGATACGACTCTTCCCTCTCTCTTCTCATCTTACCCTCTCTCTCTAACTAACGCTTCATCCCTTTAGTTAGTCCTAATATATAATCGGATATTATAGAGGCAAACTTTAGAATTTATCCGGTATTTTATTGCTTTATTACATTCAATATATAGAGTGATAATAATGAGCAAATTGAAGATGTCGATTCTTGTTTGTTTTGGATTACTTGTTTTTCTGAGTATAATTATTGCTCAGGAAAGCCCTAATCCCGGCGAAGAATCGGTGCCTCCTTCCAACAAGAAAGATGTTACGGATCCTGATACCATTCGTAGGTTGGAATTACACATTGCCCGGTTACGGGGATTAGAGTTCAAAAAAGATCTAAAGGTGGGCGTGAAACAGAAAGATGAATTGAAATCAAAAATGATGGAACAGGCGGAAAAGGAACCGCCTGAGGAATACGAAAAGGTTCGTAAGGCGCTGATTAAGCTCGGTTTTGTACCGGCAGATTTAAATCTGCGTCAGTTTATGATTGACCTCTATACCGAGCAGATAGGCGGTTTTTATGATCCACAGGAAAAGGAGTTGTACGTTGTTCCGGCAAGAGATGCTGCTTCCGAACCGCCAGATACGCTAGGTATTCCTTGGAATATGATAGCCACGATTCACGAAATGACCCATGCACTCCAGGATCAGAATTTTGATTTATTGACATTGCCAATGGAAGAGGAAATCAATGATGATTTAGCCACCGCTGTCAAATCCTTGGTTGAAGGCGAAGCGTCTTTTGTGATGTATGATTATGCGCTTAGGCAAAGAGGTTTTGATTTGTCGTTACTTCCGGATATATCTGACAATCCTGACCCGACGCCTTTTTCGGATCGTTCATTGATTGACCGGGCTCCTCTTTACATCAAAGAGGGAATGATGTTTCCATACACCAAAGGGTTGGAATTCGTTAAATACGTCAAAGCGCGCGGTGGATGGGAAGCAATAGATGAAATATATTCCGACCTGCCGTCATCCAGTGAACAAATCATCCATCCTGAAAAATACTTTGTAGAGCGTGATTATCCAATGGCGATCACTATCCCGGATATCACCGACGTCCTGACCACTTCCCGATGGACGCTTCTTCTGGATAATGTAATGGGTGAATTAAATATCGGTATACTTAAGAAGCAGTTTTTTCCGACCTTTAGCAGCAAGAGAATGTCCGAAGGCTGGGATGGTGATGAATTTATACTCTGGGAAGACCAAATAACCAGGAATTCCTTACTGGTTTGGTTTAGCACCTGGGATAGTGAAAAGGATTCCAGGGAATTTTTCAATGCCTACCAGAAACTGATAGCCAAGAAATATACCGGTGCTTCAGACGAATTCCCTAAGGCCCAATTGAAGAGTAAAGAAATTAATAAGGTGACTTGGAAATTGGAACGGCCGGAACTGGCTTCCGACACGAGTAAGGCCAAGATGAAAACCAACCTGATTTCATTAGAGCAAAGAGGATTAGATGTTTTGCTTATCGAGGATATACCAGAGGATTTATTTGGTAAGATATCTTTAACAATTTGGAACAATATGGAAAAACAGGAGCAGAAAGAAGTAAGGCGAATTACGCCGAAGAAGAAGGAAGAGAAATCAGAACGGACGGGTTCAGAGAAGGATAAGAAATGATTGGACAAGCAAAATGTGGAGATATGGTTAAGGTAAACTATATCGGAAAACTTGATGACGGGACTATATTTTATAACTCTGATGAAAAGGGAGCTCTGCAATTCAAGGTGGGTAATGAAGAAGTTATAGTTGGTTTTGAAGATGCTATTATTGGGATGAAAGCTGGTGAGTCAAAAATTATAAGAGTTTCGGCTGATAAGGCCTACGGCCCATTTCGTAAAGAATTAATAGCCGTGATTCCGAGAGACGAGTTTCCCAAGCATATAACGCCTGAAGTCGGGCAGATATTACAAATCACCCAGTCAGATGGGGTGCAGATATTTTTTAGAGTGACCGAGGTTTGTGATTTATCTGTAACCGTGGACGGTAATCATCCTCTGGCCGGCAAGGACCTAACCTACGAGATTCAACTTCTTGAGATTTGTCCGGCTATGTAATAACAAGTCAATTAGACCGCATGATTTTAGCATAATATATGATTTTAGCTATGTGTTCGGTAAGCGTGGCATAATGAAACGCTTCTTCTAAAGATTGTCCGGCTGAAAACAAACCGTGTCCCTTAATTAATACAGAACGGTATTTCTTCAAGAGCGGGGGAAGGTTTTTCTCAAGTTCCTTAGAGGCGGTTGCCTTCAGACATTTCAGGATAGGTATCTTTGGCAGGGCGATCATCCCTTCTACGTCTATCGGGATAATCTCTTTCCTGATTAGTGAAAATGCAATGGCTATGGGTGGATGGCAGTGTACAATGGCTTTTGAGGAAGTTGTGCGATATATTGCCCGATGGACATTGATCTCGGTTGAATCCAGATAATCATTCCAGGTATTCTCTAGGCCAGTGCGGATAATATCCCTTTTTGTAAGAAATCCCTTCATTACTCCGCGGCGGGTAATATAGATTTTATTGCCTATTTTAAGAGAAATATTCCCGCTGTGCGAGTGATTGAGTCCGCTGACAAAGAGCGCATTGCCGATTTGCTTGAATATCTTTAACATTAGCGAACTCCTGAAACTTAGTTTATTAGTATCAATGGTTATCCTTTTAGGGTCTTATTAAATATCTCTTGCGCCTTTTTAACATCTGCCTTTTTGTGGATAATTGATTGGAGCGCTTTTGCTATTGCTACCGGATGAGCACTTTGCCAGATATTTCTTCCCAGGTTTATACCAGTGGCTCCTTGTTGCATCCCGTCATAAACGAACTCCAACACTTCCCGTTCGGTTTCACATTTCGGGCCGCCTGCTATAACCACAGGAACAGGGCATCCTTCCACTACTTTGTTAAAATCCTTACACCAATAGGTTTTGACCACCCGAGCGCCTAATTCGGCGGCAATCCGGCAACATAATGCAAGGTAACGAGCCTCCCGTTTTTCTAGTTCCTTGCCTACGGCGGTGACTGCCATTACCGGAATGCCGTATCGCTCGCAGTCATTCACAAGTGTAGCGAGATTTAAGAGCGATTCCTTTTCGTAATCGCTGCCGATGAAGACGGATATACCAACAGCTGTTGCATTCAATCTGATAATTTCCTCGATAGATGTGGTGAGTCCCTCATTTGCCAGGTCTTTTCCCACCACGCTGGCGCCACCGGATACTCTTAATATAATAGGTTTCATCTTAACCGCATCGATGCTGGCACGCATCACGCCTCTGGTGGCAAACAGTGCATCGCAATAAGGCAAAAGCGGCTTGATGGTCTCGCTCGGTTTTTCCAGACAATGAGTGGGTCCTTGGAAATACCCGTGGTCCACGGGTAAAAAGAAACAATGGCCATCTGGTTGGATAAGTTGGCTCATCCGGTTTTTCATTCCCCAGTCCATATTTTAACCCTCCTCTAAAGTAAATGCATTAATTTAGTTGTTTCCTAAGGATAATATTTTTAGTTTTGCGTTTCAATAATTACTTTAATAGATTTATCCGGTTTAACGGTTAATTGGAATCCCTTAACTGTGTCTTTAAGCCCGAATCTGTGAGTAATCATGTCTTTTACAGTGATCTTTTTAGAGTTTATTAATTCCATTGCATCAAGATGGTCTTTTTCATTACCCGCATAGGAGGACGTTAAGGTTATTTCGTTACGCCAGAAGAGTTTATTTATCTGGATGCTGATTTTCTCATCGTTGGCAGGTGCGAAGAATAGAATCGTTCCGCCCCTTTCCACCGATTCGATTGCCTGTTTTACCGCGTTTGTCGCTCCGGTGCAAAGTATAACCAGGTCAGCTAAGCGGCCTTTATTATGTTTCCGTAAGATAGATGGAACATCTCCGTCGGCTTTTATAGCAATATTTGCGCCGAATTTCTGTGCCGCGTCAAGGCGGAAATCATCTGTGTCAGTAGCGAATATCGTATCCGCACCTGATGCCCGGGCGCATTTTATATGTAACAGACCAGCAATTCCGCTTCCTATAACGAGGATACTTTGTTGGGGTTTTAATCCGGCCTGTTTTTGCCCGCGAAGAACACAAGCCAAAGGTTCGGTAAAAGTGGCTTCTTCATAAGAAATCTTATCAGGTATTCTGAATACGCCCCTATCGACATTGATTGCCGGAATTCGGACATACTCGGCAAAGCCACCTGGATAGAAATTAGTTTGCCTTAATATGTCACAAACTGTGTGGTGGTCGTTCAGGCAGTAATGGCATGTATTACAAGGGACGTGGTGTGCGGCGACAATACGATCGCCTTTTTTATATTTGGAAACGCCCTCACCGACCTTATCGACGACACCGGCAACTTCATGTCCCAGGACTAAAGGTGCTTTTTTTATACGATACCATTCCATTACATCACTGCCACAAATACCGCTTGCTTCAATCCGCATAACTAATTCGTCTTTAGCCGGCTCAGGGTTGGGCATTTCCTCTATACGGATATCATTATTATTATAATACATTGCCACGCGCATAGGAGTTATTATTACATTATTACTGGATTGCCTATTCTAAAGGAAATCTCATCGTTCTGGGTGTATTTAAGCTCTTGTTTGACATACTTGAATATTTCCAGTATTTTATTTGACATACAGATGTAATATAGCATAATAAGTAAAAATAATCAACTAAATGAAGATTATCGCGGGGTGGAGCAGCCTGGTAGCTCGCAAGGCTCATAACCTTGAGGTCGTGGGTTCAAATCCCACCCCCGCTAGTTACTGCCTCTTATAAACGTAGTGAGTTATAGGCAGTTATCCCTATGAATGTCGGAGTTGCAAACTTACATCCCTGAAATGCTTAAACTTGCCTTAGCCCAGATAAACCCCACGGTTGGTGATATCAGGGGCAATACCGTTAAAATCATCTCATATATTAATAAGGCCAGAGTTAGGAAGGCCGATGTTGTCATTTTTCCAGAACTGGCTATGACTGGTTATCCACCCGAAGACCTGCTCGATATACCTGGATTTGTTAACTCTAATTTAGAAGCATTGGATAAAATAAAGCATCAAACAGGGGGTATTACTGCCATTGTCGGATTTGCGGATAGAGACACAAAAGGTTTTCTTTATAATTCAGCCGCGTTATTATCAAACAAGAGAATGCTTGGTATTTACCATAAGATGCACCTGCCTAATTATGGTGTGTTTGACGAAAAGCGTTATTTTACGGCAGGAACACAATGCCCTGTATTTCGAGCAGCTAAAACAGCGTTAGGAATAAATATCTGCGAGGATATATGGATGGATAGGGGACCAGTAGATTATCAGGCAAAACAAGGTAAAGCAGAAATCATTATCAATATCAGTTCTTCGCCTTTTCATACCGGGAAATATTTTGAGCGCCAGCAAATCCTCAGGCGTCGCGCTAATGAAAACAAGATTTATATCGTTTATGTCAATCTTATTGGTGGGCAGGATGAACTGGTTTTTGACGGACGGTCCATGGTATTTAATCCGGCGGGCGAACTTATTGCTCAGGCAAAGGCTTTTAAGGAGGACTTGCTCGTTGTGGACATACCGCAAGAGATACAGAATACGGTATATAAGGTACAAGCGACAGGAGAGATAGGTGAGATATATGAGGCGCTAAAATTAGGCCTGAAAGATTACATCAGAAAGAACGGTTTTAAGAAGGTGCTGATTGGTTTAAGCGGTGGGATTGATTCAGCCCTGACTGCCCTGATTGCCGTGGATGCTCTGGGTAGGGGAAATGTTCATGGGTTCTACTTGCCATCTGAATTCTCATCGCAATTGAGTAAGCAATGCACCCTCGAATTAGCACACAATTTGGGTATAAAATTAGTAACAGTGTCAATCAAGGATATCTATCAGAAATACCTGAAATCATTGGGGTTGTCCGGGAAAATTACCCTGACACACGAAAATCTGCAATCACGAATCAGAGGCACGATTCTTATGGCGCTTTCCAACACGACCGGCGCGATTGTCCTGACTACCGGTAACAAGAGCGAGATGTCCACCGGTTATGCCACACTTTATGGCGATATGGCCGGTGGTTTTGCTCTTATTAAGGATGTGCCAAAAACCATGGTCTACAAATTATCATCTTATGGTAATGACTTGTTTTATAATAAGACAGGTAAGTATCCCATTTCTGCGGAAATAATCACCCGTCCGCCTACGGCTGAACTCAAGCCCAACCAGAAGGATTCTGATACGCTTCCCGATTATGAGGTTCTTGACCTGATTTTGCAGGCGTATATAGAAGAAAATCGAAGTTTGGATGAGATTATTCAATTAACCGGAGCGCCGTTAAAAG
This window encodes:
- a CDS encoding peptidylprolyl isomerase, whose product is MGQAKCGDMVKVNYIGKLDDGTIFYNSDEKGALQFKVGNEEVIVGFEDAIIGMKAGESKIIRVSADKAYGPFRKELIAVIPRDEFPKHITPEVGQILQITQSDGVQIFFRVTEVCDLSVTVDGNHPLAGKDLTYEIQLLEICPAM
- a CDS encoding beta-hydroxyacyl-ACP dehydratase — encoded protein: MPSTLLTDIGTIDVNNVALDKEKIRSLIPHRYEMEQIDAVLKFDKDNRLIVGLKNVRADEFWVRGHIPGRPLLPGVLMVEASAQLASVFSRLMGISPGDKFIGFSGIDKVKFRGTVIPGDKLIIIIKCTDMNNRRAFFETQGIVNNKLVFEGTITGMII
- a CDS encoding NAD+ synthase; this translates as MSELQTYIPEMLKLALAQINPTVGDIRGNTVKIISYINKARVRKADVVIFPELAMTGYPPEDLLDIPGFVNSNLEALDKIKHQTGGITAIVGFADRDTKGFLYNSAALLSNKRMLGIYHKMHLPNYGVFDEKRYFTAGTQCPVFRAAKTALGINICEDIWMDRGPVDYQAKQGKAEIIINISSSPFHTGKYFERQQILRRRANENKIYIVYVNLIGGQDELVFDGRSMVFNPAGELIAQAKAFKEDLLVVDIPQEIQNTVYKVQATGEIGEIYEALKLGLKDYIRKNGFKKVLIGLSGGIDSALTALIAVDALGRGNVHGFYLPSEFSSQLSKQCTLELAHNLGIKLVTVSIKDIYQKYLKSLGLSGKITLTHENLQSRIRGTILMALSNTTGAIVLTTGNKSEMSTGYATLYGDMAGGFALIKDVPKTMVYKLSSYGNDLFYNKTGKYPISAEIITRPPTAELKPNQKDSDTLPDYEVLDLILQAYIEENRSLDEIIQLTGAPLKVVERVIRMVSLSEYKRRQSPPGVKITPRAFGKDRRFPITNRFS
- a CDS encoding class II aldolase/adducin family protein, whose protein sequence is MLKIFKQIGNALFVSGLNHSHSGNISLKIGNKIYITRRGVMKGFLTKRDIIRTGLENTWNDYLDSTEINVHRAIYRTTSSKAIVHCHPPIAIAFSLIRKEIIPIDVEGMIALPKIPILKCLKATASKELEKNLPPLLKKYRSVLIKGHGLFSAGQSLEEAFHYATLTEHIAKIIYYAKIMRSN
- a CDS encoding alcohol dehydrogenase catalytic domain-containing protein, with product MRVAMYYNNNDIRIEEMPNPEPAKDELVMRIEASGICGSDVMEWYRIKKAPLVLGHEVAGVVDKVGEGVSKYKKGDRIVAAHHVPCNTCHYCLNDHHTVCDILRQTNFYPGGFAEYVRIPAINVDRGVFRIPDKISYEEATFTEPLACVLRGQKQAGLKPQQSILVIGSGIAGLLHIKCARASGADTIFATDTDDFRLDAAQKFGANIAIKADGDVPSILRKHNKGRLADLVILCTGATNAVKQAIESVERGGTILFFAPANDEKISIQINKLFWRNEITLTSSYAGNEKDHLDAMELINSKKITVKDMITHRFGLKDTVKGFQLTVKPDKSIKVIIETQN
- a CDS encoding DUF4416 family protein, which produces MGKILLPSPVKLFIGILATNTSFFRIAEEKLVSLFGVIDLKTPAQGIPFTFTDYYTNEMGNNLKRFFLSFEKAIQPDAITDIKIKTNRLEEVIAGTASAKVTRPVNLDPGYLTSGKVILATTKDYSHRIYLKDGIYAEITLQYRAVKGSGKKFQAMPWTYPDYCTKEYLDFFHQMRKIYLTQNSQ
- the lsrF gene encoding 3-hydroxy-5-phosphonooxypentane-2,4-dione thiolase, which produces MDWGMKNRMSQLIQPDGHCFFLPVDHGYFQGPTHCLEKPSETIKPLLPYCDALFATRGVMRASIDAVKMKPIILRVSGGASVVGKDLANEGLTTSIEEIIRLNATAVGISVFIGSDYEKESLLNLATLVNDCERYGIPVMAVTAVGKELEKREARYLALCCRIAAELGARVVKTYWCKDFNKVVEGCPVPVVIAGGPKCETEREVLEFVYDGMQQGATGINLGRNIWQSAHPVAIAKALQSIIHKKADVKKAQEIFNKTLKG